A genomic region of Deltaproteobacteria bacterium contains the following coding sequences:
- a CDS encoding iron chelate uptake ABC transporter family permease subunit, protein MLKYSFLPVFILSAISVLAITRDATDKAVTLSRVIRVSLFLLAVLIIISVSSMLVGPSNLGTITLFKGLLSGMYSGDLSLFTTEKTILFSIRLPRIIFAGIVGASLSAAGVVFQGLLRNPLADPYILGISGGSAVGAIIAIITGISFIPFGVPGMAVSGALLTIALVYGIAKTKKELHSTTLLLAGVIVNAFFSAVIMFLISTTSSKELRSAIFWLMGDLSLAEWNEIILTGSFLMIGFIVMYSYSRHLNLIVTGEETAMQLGVNVEQTKKILLLAASLVTGVAVSVSGTIGFVGLIIPHMMRMLLGSDHRLLLPSSALFGGSFLIVADTLARTITAPAELPVGVITAMCGAPYFIYLLRRRAV, encoded by the coding sequence ATGCTTAAGTACTCTTTCCTACCTGTTTTTATACTTTCCGCTATTTCTGTCCTTGCGATAACCAGAGACGCAACCGATAAGGCTGTCACTCTCTCCCGTGTCATACGGGTGAGTCTCTTTCTGCTTGCCGTTTTAATCATCATTTCAGTAAGTTCGATGCTCGTCGGGCCCAGTAATTTGGGAACGATAACTCTTTTCAAAGGTTTACTGTCGGGGATGTATAGCGGAGACCTCAGTCTTTTTACGACGGAAAAGACGATCCTTTTTTCCATTCGTCTGCCCCGGATCATCTTTGCCGGTATTGTCGGCGCTTCCCTCTCGGCGGCAGGAGTTGTATTCCAGGGACTCCTCCGCAACCCCCTTGCAGATCCTTACATCCTGGGGATATCCGGTGGATCGGCAGTCGGAGCGATTATTGCCATAATAACGGGAATAAGCTTCATCCCTTTTGGAGTTCCCGGTATGGCCGTTTCAGGGGCGCTGCTTACAATCGCGCTGGTTTACGGAATTGCAAAAACAAAGAAAGAACTTCACTCCACCACACTTCTCCTGGCAGGCGTTATCGTGAATGCCTTTTTCTCTGCCGTCATTATGTTCCTGATTTCCACAACCAGCAGTAAGGAACTGCGAAGCGCTATATTCTGGTTAATGGGAGATCTGAGTCTCGCCGAATGGAACGAGATCATCCTGACAGGCTCTTTTTTAATGATCGGTTTCATTGTTATGTACAGCTACTCGAGACATCTGAATCTCATTGTCACCGGAGAAGAGACCGCAATGCAACTTGGCGTAAATGTTGAACAAACCAAGAAGATTCTTCTGCTTGCCGCCTCACTCGTAACGGGAGTAGCCGTATCGGTAAGCGGCACCATCGGGTTTGTCGGCCTGATCATTCCGCACATGATGAGGATGCTCTTAGGCTCAGACCACAGACTTCTTTTACCTTCTTCCGCCCTCTTCGGCGGTTCATTTCTTATTGTCGCGGACACCCTCGCCCGAACGATCACAGCCCCCGCCGAGTTGCCGGTGGGTGTAATTACTGCAATGTGCGGGGCCCCCTATTTCATTTACCTCTTACGCAGGAGGGCCGTCTGA
- a CDS encoding FecR domain-containing protein, whose protein sequence is MIRKKKPKLKITAISLLLLSLLLIFSTVSFAATTIGRVTHLSGPLFAKKADGTTRVLSINSSVEQGDTLVTKKRTYARIKFTDNGEMTLRPNTQFKVSQYNFDKSAPRKDKAVFNLVRGGVRSLTGMIGKRGDQDSYRLITRTAVAGVRGTTYECKICEGNCGSLPDGVYFFIAAGSISVSNSGGSQTFSAGQYAYVATATSMPTILPGNPGIDFTLPVSVGDTSGGGPQDSGCVVR, encoded by the coding sequence ATGATAAGAAAAAAGAAGCCAAAGTTAAAAATTACTGCAATTAGCTTACTATTACTATCCTTATTGTTGATTTTTAGCACAGTATCCTTTGCCGCAACAACGATAGGGAGAGTTACGCATTTGAGCGGGCCGCTGTTTGCAAAAAAGGCGGACGGGACTACCAGGGTCTTGTCCATAAATTCTTCGGTTGAACAGGGAGATACACTGGTAACCAAAAAAAGGACCTATGCCCGGATCAAGTTTACGGACAATGGTGAGATGACCCTGCGTCCCAACACTCAATTCAAGGTTTCGCAGTATAACTTTGATAAGTCCGCTCCCAGAAAAGACAAGGCCGTTTTCAATTTGGTCAGAGGAGGAGTGCGCTCTCTAACGGGGATGATAGGAAAACGGGGTGATCAGGACAGCTATAGATTGATAACTCGCACAGCCGTAGCGGGCGTCAGAGGGACCACATACGAGTGCAAGATTTGCGAGGGCAACTGCGGATCGCTCCCGGACGGAGTGTATTTTTTTATAGCAGCAGGAAGCATTAGTGTCAGTAATAGTGGCGGCTCACAGACTTTTAGCGCCGGTCAGTATGCTTATGTGGCGACTGCGACATCGATGCCGACAATTTTACCGGGAAATCCGGGGATTGACTTCACCCTGCCGGTATCTGTCGGGGATACATCGGGAGGAGGCCCCCAGGATAGCGGCTGCGTGGTACGCTGA